A genomic segment from Nitrospirota bacterium encodes:
- a CDS encoding PD40 domain-containing protein has product MYGVMLIIIIGISSILCADYSFGFGSNYTHPAITASAVDSMLKDRTLERYLKDDIDLKDGLGTQLVFHPEVSDSEMIKQVERNNKVFGKSFRRQFPTRSAQPYSAEYLLVSGSEAEDHPTERSQHHFHDPVSNSGLDNNYYGVGIFADFLALFYPSAEQSNAGRLICSIVSLCEPGFDLNGTSAVDRVTGKASDAYPHNYFAWPDTRRYFYNALTAKTKDDREHNYAMTFFSLGHSLHMLEDMAVPAHTRNDFLYDHIWHGIMYGSYLEGFVEDGRKVGNDSLTNNKITFSKLSYFWDNDGSQAMKGLAEYSNNNFLSEGTVFQKYDSPDWIDIVKYEIVAEDGKTDDVRYYRGRTSDGIDIPHLAVVGLLNPILNLFSDREKAGKTAYLDPNCYKDYSDILIPKAVAYASGLTEYFFRGRLAVIKDGADAIKIKNLSEEPLNEGIIEIYYDSATTGTREMISTFIISADHPIDPGGITERIVMEAPTDNIEKGRYVVIFKGRLGEEYGAVIGKVHRDRLMFISNRNGTSEVYTMSPDLSNLKTILPNTDANIVYTHPAGSPDGTKIAIHSNRENSDGIYIFDLVSGSINWITEGYWPSWSPDGRQLVYSKNTGIKSDIYIINIDTNEETRLTDDSYNNLWPSWSPDGSRIAYTSQLENKTDIIVVELSSRLAQNLTASLDNHDRWKPAWSPDGRRIAYEKPTKVVYDVNEPWYVNVHVLDIYSGTEINVTNTDINNSEHGVWNGTPAWIDNERIVLESNVSGELWSDLWAVDAGGIGFIMRLTDSKGHDGYPFMW; this is encoded by the coding sequence ATGTACGGAGTAATGCTTATTATAATTATAGGAATTTCCAGCATACTGTGCGCTGATTACTCCTTCGGATTTGGCAGCAACTATACACATCCGGCGATTACTGCATCGGCAGTTGACAGCATGCTAAAGGATAGGACTCTGGAACGTTACCTGAAAGATGACATTGACTTAAAAGACGGTCTTGGCACTCAACTTGTTTTTCATCCTGAAGTTTCAGATAGCGAAATGATTAAACAGGTAGAGCGCAATAACAAAGTGTTTGGAAAGTCGTTCCGGCGGCAATTCCCTACGAGATCTGCTCAGCCTTATTCAGCAGAATATTTACTGGTCTCCGGGAGCGAGGCTGAAGATCATCCTACCGAGCGGTCACAGCACCATTTCCATGACCCTGTATCAAACTCCGGTCTTGACAATAATTATTACGGGGTAGGAATATTCGCAGACTTCCTTGCTCTTTTTTACCCGTCTGCAGAGCAGAGTAATGCCGGACGTCTCATTTGTTCGATTGTCTCGCTCTGCGAGCCCGGATTTGACCTTAACGGGACATCAGCTGTAGACAGGGTGACCGGTAAGGCTTCAGATGCCTATCCGCATAATTACTTTGCATGGCCTGATACGCGGCGCTATTTCTATAATGCACTCACTGCAAAGACTAAGGATGATCGTGAGCATAATTATGCAATGACATTTTTCTCTCTCGGGCACAGTCTTCATATGCTGGAAGATATGGCTGTGCCTGCCCATACACGCAATGACTTTCTTTATGATCATATCTGGCATGGGATTATGTATGGTTCATATCTGGAAGGATTTGTGGAGGATGGTCGAAAGGTTGGTAATGATTCCTTGACAAACAATAAGATCACCTTCAGCAAGCTGTCTTATTTCTGGGATAATGACGGAAGTCAGGCGATGAAGGGACTTGCCGAATACAGCAATAATAATTTCCTGAGTGAAGGAACTGTTTTTCAAAAATATGATAGTCCGGATTGGATTGACATTGTTAAGTATGAAATAGTTGCTGAGGATGGGAAAACGGATGACGTCCGGTATTACAGGGGGCGGACATCAGACGGGATAGACATACCTCATCTTGCTGTCGTTGGTCTTCTTAACCCGATATTGAATCTCTTCAGTGATAGAGAAAAGGCAGGTAAAACTGCCTACCTTGATCCGAATTGCTACAAGGATTATTCTGATATATTAATACCCAAGGCAGTTGCATATGCGTCGGGACTTACAGAATATTTCTTCAGGGGGAGGCTCGCTGTTATAAAGGATGGCGCTGACGCGATAAAGATAAAGAATCTGTCTGAAGAACCCCTGAACGAAGGGATTATCGAGATATACTATGACTCCGCGACAACAGGCACAAGGGAAATGATATCTACCTTTATCATATCAGCGGATCACCCTATTGACCCCGGTGGAATAACTGAAAGAATAGTGATGGAAGCGCCAACAGATAATATTGAAAAAGGCCGCTATGTCGTGATCTTTAAAGGCAGGCTTGGAGAAGAATATGGCGCTGTAATTGGAAAGGTCCACAGAGACAGGCTGATGTTCATATCAAACCGAAACGGCACATCTGAGGTATACACTATGTCTCCGGACCTCAGCAATCTGAAAACAATCCTGCCGAATACTGATGCGAATATTGTATACACTCACCCAGCCGGGTCACCCGACGGGACTAAGATCGCGATTCACTCTAATCGTGAAAATAGTGATGGAATATATATTTTCGATTTAGTCTCAGGCAGCATAAACTGGATTACCGAAGGTTACTGGCCGTCCTGGTCACCTGATGGTAGACAGCTTGTTTATTCAAAGAATACGGGGATAAAAAGTGACATCTATATAATCAACATAGATACAAATGAAGAGACAAGGCTGACAGATGATTCTTACAACAACCTATGGCCATCATGGTCCCCGGATGGTTCAAGGATAGCTTATACATCACAGCTGGAGAATAAGACTGATATCATTGTCGTGGAATTAAGCAGCAGGTTGGCGCAAAATCTTACAGCATCTCTGGACAATCATGACCGCTGGAAACCGGCGTGGTCACCTGATGGCAGAAGGATTGCGTATGAGAAACCAACTAAGGTTGTATACGATGTAAATGAGCCGTGGTATGTAAACGTTCACGTACTTGATATTTATAGCGGTACAGAGATTAATGTTACGAATACAGATATTAATAATTCAGAACATGGCGTCTGGAACGGGACACCTGCCTGGATTGATAATGAGCGAATAGTTCTCGAATCAAATGTTTCAGGAGAGCTGTGGTCCGATCTGTGGGCTGTTGATGCAGGCGGCATCGGGTTCATTATGAGACTTACTGATTCCAAAGGGCACGATGGTTATCCATTCATGTGGTAA
- a CDS encoding DUF3276 family protein, whose product MSEKASLYTRMIRAGKRTYFFDVREAKNSKRFLIIAESTRSDDGTFNRSSVIIFPDDVENFLTAFSEARALLKDGVV is encoded by the coding sequence ATGAGTGAGAAGGCAAGTCTTTATACAAGGATGATCAGGGCAGGGAAAAGGACATATTTCTTTGATGTCAGAGAGGCAAAGAACAGCAAGCGGTTCTTAATAATAGCAGAAAGCACACGATCTGATGACGGCACATTTAACCGCTCTTCAGTAATCATATTTCCCGATGACGTAGAGAATTTCCTTACGGCCTTTTCCGAGGCCAGGGCATTGCTAAAAGATGGTGTGGTATAA
- a CDS encoding VWA domain-containing protein encodes MKRLLIVICILIAFPVVVHADDLEIYGTTTSEIKPNILIIFDNSGSMNDEVKSAIGYNPSVTYSQTSVCGSSGNSLCATSDVFRWRDVEKVWQAYTTLAKVQSKCTTAYNTLSTQGSYTGKLATSGSCSSTSATYATGNYINFLVSDSGDSDPTTPKLTIAKRVVTDLVQTTDSVNFGLMVFNYSQGGRLAFPVSDMTIGTNRATLIGKINDLEGETWTPLAETQYEAMRYFSGQSSYFNSSTNYTSPMQYTCQKNYIIIMTDGMSTEDRSNVLKTICNNGDCDGDGYEPTGDPRKSYSSNGSDYLDDVAKYIHDNDMGLSLSGTQSVTTYTVGFGLPEADDGATLLLKETAANGGGAYYSAYNTQTLSNAFTQIIGSIIQDNTSFVAPVVPVSPENKTYSGDAVYIGFFKPAVGAFWSGNLKKYGLNLNNGTVVDKNGTPALDSDGNFLESSVSYWSTLADGGLVEEGGVGEVLLARTAARNIYTYLGISTNLTNSSNAFTTGNSALTYGIFNLSNDTEKNNLIKYIHGYNSYSATPTEKRDWILGDILHSKPSVVHYSESRSVIYVGANDGMLHAFEDSTGEELWGFVPTDLLGSLKNLVSGTMHPYFADASPRIFIKDANGNGTISSADGDKVVLIFGARRGTSSYFALDVTNPDAPSVIWRIGAAITATDPDVGSAWNDAELGQSWSEPEITRVVISGEEKYIFLIGGGYDTLSEDVSPRTTSATKGRAVYAVDVLTGSKLWEYSYTTSTGAADPSNNKHDMTYAIPSSLTVIDSDGNGYADRAYVGDAGGQIWRFDIGNNLTSNWTGKIIFRSNTGADGSTGRKILYPPDLVQEIGYDVLYFGTGDREYPRGTSVVDRLYAIKDAGNITTPLTESNLYNATENLLQETSTSASEIASILSSLSTSKGWYIKLDQHNGEKVLAPATVFAKVAYFTSFSPDPGENLNPCLPNRGTARVYAVNYLTAEAVFNYDTTNDLGFSTETNKRSLGNEGQILKRSDRFDDIGSGIPSGVVVIINAEGEGALIGVGGGLEIPEVKAGKTAIRLYWRDK; translated from the coding sequence ATGAAAAGGTTATTAATAGTAATTTGCATCCTGATCGCTTTCCCTGTTGTTGTCCATGCTGATGACCTGGAGATTTACGGCACGACAACATCTGAGATAAAACCTAATATCCTGATAATTTTTGATAACTCGGGAAGTATGAATGACGAGGTCAAGAGCGCTATAGGTTATAATCCGTCTGTTACATACAGTCAGACCAGTGTGTGCGGCAGCAGTGGTAACTCACTGTGTGCGACCAGCGATGTTTTCAGGTGGCGCGACGTTGAAAAAGTCTGGCAGGCTTATACCACCCTTGCCAAGGTTCAATCCAAATGCACTACTGCATACAATACGCTGTCTACCCAGGGAAGTTATACTGGTAAACTTGCAACATCAGGATCCTGTAGTTCTACGTCAGCTACATATGCTACCGGGAATTACATAAACTTTCTTGTGAGTGACTCAGGGGACTCAGATCCTACCACCCCAAAATTGACCATAGCAAAGAGGGTGGTCACAGACCTTGTACAAACAACAGATTCAGTCAACTTTGGACTCATGGTATTTAATTACTCCCAGGGTGGAAGGCTTGCATTTCCTGTATCAGACATGACAATAGGAACAAACAGGGCTACCCTGATTGGCAAAATTAATGATCTGGAGGGTGAGACATGGACTCCGCTGGCAGAAACACAATATGAGGCAATGAGATATTTCAGCGGGCAGTCAAGTTATTTTAACTCGAGCACAAATTATACATCCCCAATGCAGTATACCTGCCAGAAAAACTACATTATAATTATGACAGACGGCATGTCTACTGAGGACAGAAGCAATGTATTAAAGACCATATGCAATAACGGCGATTGTGACGGAGACGGCTATGAGCCTACAGGAGATCCCAGGAAATCTTATTCCTCAAATGGCTCAGATTATCTAGACGATGTGGCAAAGTATATTCATGATAATGACATGGGTTTAAGTCTTAGTGGAACACAGAGCGTAACTACGTATACCGTCGGGTTTGGCCTTCCTGAAGCAGATGACGGTGCAACACTACTGCTCAAAGAAACAGCTGCTAATGGTGGTGGTGCATATTATTCTGCATATAACACGCAAACCCTGAGCAATGCCTTCACTCAAATAATAGGTTCAATTATTCAGGACAACACATCTTTTGTAGCTCCTGTCGTGCCAGTCAGTCCGGAAAATAAGACTTACAGTGGTGACGCCGTTTATATAGGGTTTTTTAAACCTGCTGTGGGGGCCTTCTGGTCAGGAAATCTCAAGAAGTATGGACTTAACCTCAACAATGGAACTGTAGTAGACAAAAACGGCACACCAGCTCTCGATAGTGACGGAAATTTCCTTGAATCCTCTGTGTCTTATTGGTCAACACTTGCAGACGGAGGTCTTGTGGAAGAAGGAGGGGTTGGAGAAGTACTACTTGCAAGGACGGCGGCAAGGAACATTTACACATATCTCGGGATATCTACAAACCTTACAAACTCATCAAATGCATTTACCACAGGAAACAGTGCATTGACCTATGGTATTTTTAATCTGTCTAACGACACGGAAAAAAACAATCTTATAAAATATATACACGGATATAATTCCTACAGCGCAACACCAACTGAAAAAAGGGATTGGATACTTGGAGACATACTCCATTCCAAGCCTTCGGTGGTTCATTATTCAGAATCACGATCTGTGATATACGTTGGGGCAAATGACGGTATGCTGCATGCATTCGAAGACAGTACAGGTGAAGAATTATGGGGTTTTGTTCCCACAGATTTGCTCGGAAGTCTTAAGAATCTCGTAAGTGGAACAATGCATCCATACTTCGCAGACGCATCACCAAGGATCTTTATAAAGGATGCAAATGGAAATGGCACCATATCTTCGGCCGACGGGGACAAGGTAGTATTAATATTTGGAGCGCGAAGAGGAACAAGTTCATACTTTGCCCTCGATGTAACTAACCCTGACGCTCCTTCAGTAATATGGAGGATTGGAGCAGCCATAACTGCCACTGATCCTGATGTAGGATCAGCCTGGAATGATGCGGAACTAGGACAGAGCTGGTCTGAGCCTGAAATAACGAGGGTAGTCATAAGCGGTGAGGAAAAGTATATATTCCTGATTGGTGGAGGATACGATACACTAAGTGAAGATGTCTCACCAAGGACAACAAGCGCAACAAAAGGCCGGGCGGTATATGCTGTGGACGTCCTTACCGGCAGTAAACTATGGGAATATTCATATACCACTTCAACAGGTGCGGCTGATCCGTCAAACAACAAACATGACATGACTTATGCCATACCAAGTTCCCTAACCGTAATAGATTCAGATGGGAACGGTTATGCAGACAGGGCATATGTTGGCGATGCCGGAGGTCAGATATGGAGATTCGATATAGGGAACAATCTCACCTCAAACTGGACAGGGAAGATCATCTTCCGCTCCAATACAGGTGCTGACGGGTCAACAGGCCGGAAGATCCTGTATCCGCCGGACTTAGTGCAGGAGATAGGATATGACGTCCTGTATTTTGGTACAGGTGACAGAGAATACCCGAGAGGCACGTCTGTAGTTGACAGACTGTATGCTATTAAGGATGCCGGCAACATTACAACACCACTTACTGAATCAAATCTTTACAATGCCACAGAGAACCTGCTTCAGGAAACATCAACGTCTGCAAGTGAAATAGCCTCGATCCTCTCGAGTCTTTCAACCAGTAAGGGGTGGTACATTAAATTAGACCAGCACAATGGTGAAAAAGTTCTCGCGCCGGCAACCGTCTTTGCTAAGGTTGCATACTTCACCTCATTTTCACCTGACCCAGGTGAAAACTTGAATCCATGCTTGCCCAACCGTGGTACAGCAAGGGTATATGCAGTCAATTATCTTACTGCTGAAGCTGTCTTTAATTATGATACAACCAATGACTTAGGATTTTCAACTGAAACAAATAAACGGTCACTGGGCAATGAAGGTCAGATACTTAAACGCAGCGACAGGTTTGATGATATTGGCAGCGGTATACCCTCAGGAGTTGTCGTCATTATTAACGCGGAAGGGGAAGGCGCCCTGATAGGAGTGGGCGGTGGACTTGAAATTCCAGAGGTAAAGGCAGGCAAGACAGCAATACGCCTGTACTGGCGGGATAAGTAA
- a CDS encoding pilus assembly PilX N-terminal domain-containing protein: MIKLNEERGTALVIAMVFLGLLTTIGLYALLNSTTELTSSANYRGNKEAFYAAEGAIEYVKGDGYYFTTKGTLNVPDNNHPTVAARSLASAGTIATGSIRYMNSGNPPPGYGFSAKDTMSNYFVIDATGTSSSGAQSVQEEGVAKILPKG; this comes from the coding sequence ATGATTAAATTAAATGAAGAGAGAGGGACTGCGCTGGTCATAGCAATGGTGTTCCTTGGATTGCTTACCACAATAGGATTATACGCATTGCTTAACTCTACTACCGAGCTGACAAGTTCTGCAAATTACAGAGGCAATAAAGAGGCATTTTATGCAGCAGAGGGTGCTATAGAATATGTTAAGGGAGATGGATATTACTTTACAACAAAGGGAACGCTTAATGTCCCTGATAATAACCACCCGACTGTCGCGGCACGGAGTCTCGCATCAGCCGGGACAATTGCAACAGGATCAATTAGATACATGAATTCAGGCAATCCACCACCTGGTTATGGGTTCAGCGCCAAAGACACTATGTCAAATTATTTTGTAATTGATGCAACAGGTACTTCCAGCTCAGGAGCACAAAGCGTACAGGAAGAAGGGGTAGCAAAGATTTTACCGAAAGGATAA
- a CDS encoding prepilin-type N-terminal cleavage/methylation domain-containing protein, which produces MNILKSQRGFSAVELLITVGIMGFVLAALYNVMISQQRTFEAQRDVSITQRDVRASIAYMERDIRMAGLAVPRGTNPVAAFQDGTPGDAAAPDRVSINFSPGPMTYLTANTVELPGTDNKVTVDSVTGFNAGDSINIINNENNILVGNYVVTAVDSANKKISLNSNPLSDGVINPGFLFARNFRTIAYRVQTAPATGRNELIRDDGVVQSTIIDGITDFQISYILDDGSEVTAPANLIDVRRIRIDVTAATIRQAARLGGQPTAREITTIVPVKNIRL; this is translated from the coding sequence ATGAATATTTTAAAATCGCAAAGAGGGTTCAGTGCAGTAGAACTCCTTATAACCGTAGGAATAATGGGTTTTGTCCTTGCTGCACTATATAACGTAATGATTAGTCAACAACGCACATTTGAGGCACAGCGGGATGTGTCAATTACTCAAAGGGATGTACGTGCTTCCATTGCCTATATGGAGAGGGATATAAGAATGGCCGGTCTCGCAGTACCCAGAGGAACCAATCCGGTAGCAGCGTTCCAGGACGGTACTCCAGGTGATGCCGCAGCGCCTGACAGGGTCAGCATTAATTTCAGTCCCGGCCCCATGACATATCTTACTGCAAATACAGTTGAACTTCCTGGAACAGACAATAAGGTCACGGTGGATTCAGTGACCGGTTTTAATGCCGGCGACTCAATAAACATAATTAACAATGAGAACAATATACTTGTCGGAAACTATGTAGTGACTGCCGTAGACAGCGCTAATAAAAAGATATCATTAAACTCAAATCCCTTATCAGACGGCGTCATTAATCCAGGATTCTTATTTGCAAGAAACTTCAGGACCATTGCATACAGGGTACAAACAGCACCTGCCACAGGAAGAAATGAGCTTATAAGGGATGATGGAGTAGTACAGTCCACTATAATAGACGGGATAACAGACTTTCAAATTTCATATATCCTTGACGACGGAAGTGAAGTTACTGCCCCGGCTAATTTGATTGACGTAAGGCGTATTCGGATAGACGTGACAGCGGCTACGATTAGACAAGCCGCCAGACTTGGCGGACAGCCGACCGCACGAGAGATTACGACTATAGTGCCTGTCAAGAATATAAGATTGTGA
- a CDS encoding prepilin-type N-terminal cleavage/methylation domain-containing protein, translating to MKILSNQKGFSLLELLIALTVLAIGLLGLAGLHIAAIQGNVSGFKISTATAVAQERIEVLKALDGSAAALTAGAHADDGNQVVQGITYNRSYTIQDNTPVSGTSTLTLTVTWVEPRTGVTRNTSVFTRINKG from the coding sequence ATGAAGATACTATCTAATCAGAAAGGCTTTTCACTCCTTGAATTGTTAATCGCTCTTACTGTCCTGGCTATCGGTCTGCTTGGTCTTGCAGGGCTGCATATAGCCGCAATCCAGGGTAATGTCAGCGGCTTCAAGATCAGCACTGCAACTGCAGTGGCACAGGAGAGGATAGAGGTATTAAAGGCGCTGGATGGATCCGCTGCAGCCTTGACGGCCGGGGCACACGCTGATGATGGAAACCAGGTCGTACAGGGTATCACTTATAACAGGAGTTACACCATTCAGGACAATACCCCTGTCAGCGGTACGAGTACATTAACTCTGACTGTAACATGGGTAGAACCACGTACAGGTGTTACAAGAAACACAAGCGTATTTACACGAATAAATAAGGGATGA
- a CDS encoding prepilin-type N-terminal cleavage/methylation domain-containing protein, whose product MHKGYTLIELLVAMFISLLVTLSVTKYFVTEHHIYSVQEARAEMVQNIRGVMNLLSRELILTGYGVPPHLERIGKFSRDEIEFMTNLRDVKSTLSADAAQGETILKIKEGNGRSFGINDIVIICNNSKFDKCEKHILYEDGKTDYLKTEGGISSAFPAGSTVNLINTISYRYNPSKKEVQRKIDRGNWEPVAENIAVDGLSLSYRDKNNNAPFLASDIHEIDISLIVESFRRDNMFWDNNGYRTKSSKTTVTLRN is encoded by the coding sequence ATGCATAAAGGATATACCCTAATAGAGCTGTTGGTCGCAATGTTTATCTCCCTCCTCGTTACTTTGTCTGTTACAAAATATTTTGTCACAGAACATCATATATACTCTGTACAGGAGGCCAGGGCTGAAATGGTTCAAAATATCAGAGGTGTGATGAATTTGCTGTCACGTGAGTTAATACTTACAGGATATGGCGTTCCGCCTCACCTGGAAAGGATCGGCAAATTCAGCAGGGACGAGATTGAATTCATGACTAATCTGAGAGATGTTAAATCAACTCTCTCTGCTGATGCTGCTCAAGGAGAAACAATCCTCAAAATAAAAGAAGGTAATGGAAGATCATTTGGGATAAACGACATTGTTATCATCTGCAATAATAGTAAGTTTGACAAATGCGAAAAACATATACTTTATGAAGATGGTAAAACAGACTACCTTAAAACAGAGGGTGGTATAAGTTCCGCTTTTCCCGCCGGAAGTACAGTAAACCTCATTAACACCATCTCTTACAGATATAATCCATCTAAGAAGGAGGTGCAGAGAAAGATAGACAGAGGGAACTGGGAGCCTGTGGCTGAAAACATTGCCGTTGATGGTTTATCTCTCTCTTACAGGGATAAAAATAACAATGCACCTTTTCTTGCCTCTGATATACATGAAATAGATATCTCACTTATAGTGGAAAGTTTCAGACGTGACAACATGTTCTGGGATAACAATGGATACCGGACAAAGAGTTCAAAGACAACAGTCACACTCAGAAACTAA
- a CDS encoding prepilin-type N-terminal cleavage/methylation domain-containing protein, with amino-acid sequence MELGRSQVVLTTCVGSRDGFTLIEVLIALTIFTIGILGISGMLLIGEQGIATGNKSLSAVQISRAQMEHLRGDSNIETGSGECTALYFPEIQCQWTIRGDTPAADLYEIEVRATWNEGDKKRELELKTLRFIK; translated from the coding sequence ATGGAATTGGGACGGTCTCAAGTGGTCCTGACTACTTGCGTTGGTTCACGCGATGGGTTCACTCTCATAGAGGTTTTGATAGCCCTCACAATATTCACGATTGGCATATTGGGGATAAGCGGGATGCTTCTTATTGGCGAACAAGGGATTGCAACCGGCAATAAATCACTTTCTGCTGTCCAGATATCCAGGGCACAAATGGAGCATCTAAGGGGTGACTCAAATATTGAAACAGGCAGTGGAGAATGCACTGCACTATATTTCCCTGAAATACAATGCCAGTGGACCATCAGAGGAGATACCCCTGCAGCAGACCTGTATGAGATTGAAGTCAGGGCTACATGGAATGAAGGGGATAAGAAAAGAGAACTTGAGCTGAAGACACTAAGATTTATTAAATAA
- a CDS encoding prepilin-type N-terminal cleavage/methylation domain-containing protein, whose translation MPKQVRHDRVNGFTFLETIVVISIIGILSAIAVPGMSAFTERMRIKTAARTISTDLREVKMKSVLDHTDYTVLFDPANNLYELSERKLNLPHGVRFGYGQGVLGPPGNPTSSPDRDGITFPSNKAAFYSGGSNSMGTIYITNNYNITMAISITVTGRIKIWNWDGLKWS comes from the coding sequence ATGCCTAAACAAGTTCGGCATGACAGAGTAAACGGATTTACATTTCTGGAAACTATAGTTGTGATTTCTATCATCGGCATACTATCGGCTATTGCTGTTCCCGGCATGTCTGCCTTCACAGAAAGAATGCGCATTAAAACTGCTGCACGGACTATCTCAACAGACCTGCGTGAGGTGAAAATGAAATCTGTCCTTGATCACACTGATTACACGGTACTGTTTGACCCGGCAAATAATCTGTATGAGCTGTCTGAAAGGAAATTGAATCTGCCTCATGGAGTCAGATTCGGATATGGCCAGGGGGTACTCGGCCCCCCTGGAAATCCAACCTCATCACCGGACAGAGATGGGATAACTTTTCCCTCTAACAAGGCGGCATTCTATTCAGGGGGAAGCAACAGTATGGGTACAATCTATATAACCAATAATTACAACATCACCATGGCAATAAGCATTACTGTCACTGGGAGGATTAAGATATGGAATTGGGACGGTCTCAAGTGGTCCTGA
- a CDS encoding sigma-54-dependent Fis family transcriptional regulator: MATILVVEDNESMARMLCQTLSADEYKVILCTDTPQGVDKIQNEYIDLVLTDLRLPSGTGIDILSLVREQSPFTPVILMTAFGKIEDAVRAVKEGAYDFITKPFDPDHLLLLIKRALEKKRLLTENLLLKEGRDKDVPGLIGHSPKFMDALHLAHKVAPSKATVLLSGESGTGKEVFARTIHYLSLNKDGPFVAINCAAIPKELLESELFGHEKGSFTGATEKRIGKFELANRGTIFLDEIGEMDLGLQAKLLRVLQGDSIERVGGTKKIEVDVRVIAASNRNLNEAINDKSFREDLYYRLTVFPITLPPLRERREDIPLLAYHFISTYNVELKKHVQDISGSAMELLIQQTWKGNIRELGNCLERAMILCDGNTILPEHLGLLNDRIREPGVLAGGLAELVAVSTRSAEIRAIKSILELTKGNKSKAAEILKVSYKTLLTKIKGYGIH; the protein is encoded by the coding sequence ATGGCAACAATACTTGTAGTCGAAGATAATGAATCAATGGCAAGGATGCTCTGCCAGACCCTTTCAGCAGATGAGTATAAGGTCATCCTTTGCACTGACACGCCTCAGGGTGTGGATAAAATTCAAAATGAGTATATTGACCTTGTCCTGACTGACCTAAGACTACCATCCGGGACCGGCATTGATATCCTGTCATTAGTAAGGGAGCAGAGCCCATTTACACCTGTAATTTTAATGACTGCATTCGGGAAGATAGAAGATGCAGTAAGGGCTGTAAAGGAAGGTGCTTACGACTTTATAACGAAGCCATTTGATCCTGATCATCTCCTTCTGTTAATTAAACGCGCACTCGAAAAGAAACGTCTGCTCACTGAAAACCTGCTTCTCAAAGAAGGCAGGGATAAGGATGTCCCGGGATTAATCGGGCATAGTCCTAAATTTATGGATGCACTGCACTTGGCCCATAAAGTGGCGCCAAGCAAGGCCACTGTATTGCTGTCAGGAGAAAGCGGCACGGGGAAGGAGGTCTTTGCCAGGACCATTCATTATCTGAGCTTGAACAAGGACGGCCCCTTCGTAGCTATAAACTGCGCTGCGATCCCGAAGGAATTACTTGAAAGCGAGCTTTTCGGTCATGAAAAAGGTTCATTTACTGGGGCGACTGAGAAGAGGATTGGGAAATTTGAGCTCGCAAATAGAGGGACTATATTTCTGGATGAGATCGGAGAGATGGACCTTGGGCTTCAGGCAAAACTGCTGCGAGTATTGCAGGGTGACTCGATTGAGCGGGTAGGCGGTACAAAAAAGATAGAGGTGGATGTCAGGGTAATAGCCGCAAGCAACAGAAACCTGAATGAGGCTATAAACGATAAATCCTTCAGAGAAGACCTATACTACCGTTTGACGGTCTTCCCAATAACACTCCCGCCGCTTCGAGAACGCAGGGAAGACATCCCGCTTCTTGCCTACCACTTTATTTCAACGTACAACGTCGAGTTGAAAAAACATGTTCAGGACATTTCAGGGTCTGCCATGGAACTGCTGATACAACAGACATGGAAAGGAAATATCCGTGAACTGGGAAATTGCTTAGAGCGTGCCATGATACTCTGTGATGGGAACACTATATTACCTGAACATCTCGGCTTACTGAATGACAGGATAAGGGAACCGGGAGTTTTAGCAGGCGGCCTGGCAGAATTAGTAGCTGTCTCAACAAGGTCTGCAGAGATAAGGGCAATTAAATCAATCTTAGAACTGACAAAAGGCAACAAATCAAAGGCTGCAGAAATCCTGAAGGTTAGTTACAAGACATTGTTGACAAAGATTAAGGGGTATGGTATCCACTAA